GTTACTTGGAATGTCTATACCGGCAATACGAGCCATTTTTCCTCCAGTTATCTTCCTCCCTTTGGCTCATCATAGCCAAAGAGCAATACACAGTTTTATCCCTGACGTTGTTTGTGTTTTGGATTTTCACAAATCACGCGAACAACACCTTTTCTTTTGATGACTTTACATTTATCGCAAATTTTCTTTACTGATGATCGTACTTTCATAATAACTCCGTCTCAGATTTTTGTTTTTCAAAATATGTTCTCGAAAGACAAAAACCGTTATTTTGCTCTGTATGTTATTCTTCCTCGTGTTAAATCATATGGCGAAAGTTCCACGGCAACACTGTCGCCAGGTAAAATACGAATGTAGTGCATTCTCATTTTTCCTGAAACATGGGCCAATATTTGATGCCCATTTTCTAACTCTACTTTAAACATAGCATTGGGAAGAGTTTCCAAAACCTTACCTTCAACTGATATACCTTCTTCTTTTGCCATAATTCTCCAAAATTATCTAAGGCTCCTTAGATCGGTTGCAGCTTAAAAAAGTTGCTTCCTATAATTTGCTCAAAATATCGGGGCCATTTTCGGTGATTGCAACACTGTGCTCAAAATGGGCCGAAAGTTTTCGGTCCTTTGTCACCACAGTCCAATCATCTTCCAGGACTTCCGTTTCACAACCGCCCTGATTAATCATGGGCTCTATCGCCAATACCAAACCTGGCCTAAGTGGTATTCCCGTTCCCGCTTTTCCAAAATTTGGAAGCTGCGGATCTTCATGAAGCTTTCTTCCAATACCATGCCCAACATAATCACGAACAATAGTATAACCAGCCGCTTCTGCATGTTGTTGCACTGCTGCAGAAATATCATACAGCCGGTTGTGAGAAAGAGCTTGTTCAATGCCTGCCATCAAAGCTTCTTCCGTAACCCGAAGCAGACGACTTGCTTCCTCACTTATTTTTCCCACTGCAAATGTTTTTGCATGATCTCCGTAGAAATCGTTCTTCACCACACCGCAGTCAATGCCAACAATATCACCCTCTCGCAATTCCACATCTGATGGAATGCCATGCACCACTTCTTCATTACGTGAGGTGCAAAGAGTGTGTTTGTATCCCATGTATCCCTTAAAGGCTGGCTTTGCTCCGCGTTTCAGAATTTCTTCCTCTGCAATGCGATCAAGCTCTGCTGTGGTAACACCAGGGACAATGAGTTCATCAAGTTTTAAAAGAACTTCAGCAACAATTCTGTTGCTCACTCTCATTTTTTCAATCTCAGCGGGAGATTTTAAAACAATCATATCTCACCAAACTTCCCGTAAACTTTCTACACACTTTAAAATGCGAGAAAAAACTTCATTAATACCACCCAAGCCACATACTTCGTGCATCAAGCCTTGTTCGCGGTAAAATCCCATCAAAGGCTGAGTTGCCGACTTGTAGAGATCAATTCTAAAGTGAACTGTATCTTCACCGTCATCTGAACGACCTTCTTCTTGTTTACGACAAGAAAGGCGTTTTATAATTTCTTCATCTGGAACATTTAAATACAATGCCAGCAATAATTTTTGGCCTTGCTCTTTGAGCAACGCATCCAGAGCTCTTGCTTGTGAAGCCGTTCTTGGATAACCATCCAAGATATAACCTCTTGAACAATCTTCCTCTTTCAGCCTCTCGATGATGATGTGATTCATCAACTCATCATCAACAAGTTTTCCCTCGGACATCACTGAACTTACTTTTTTCCCAAGTTCAGATTTTTTTGCAACTTCTCTGCGAAGGATATCTCCTGTCGAGAGATGCACAATACTAAAGTACTCACTTAAAAGTCTTCCTTGGGTTCCTTTTCCACTTCCAGGGGCTCCAAGGAAAAACATACGCACAGGACCTTTTCCCATTTTCTTTTATCAGCCTCTCCGACCACGGAATTTTCCCCCAGTCTTCGCACCGAGAAAACCTTCGTAATGTCTTGAGAGGAGGTGTGACTCAACTTGAGCCAACGTGTCCATAGCAACCCCCACAACAATCATCAACGAAGTTCCCCCAAAGGTATAAGCAAGAGATTGTGGAATTCCAAAGTTCTGAATAAGGAGCTCAGGCAAAACACAAATCGCAGCCAAATAGAGCGCTCCTCCCAAAGTAATGCGTGTCAAAATGCTATCTATGTAGTCTGCTGTATTTTTCCCTGGTCGAATACCTGGAATAAATCCGCCATATTTCTTTAGGTTTTCTGCAACATCTGTAGGGTTAAAGCTTACAGCTGTATAAAAATAGGCAAAGAAAATAATCATGGTCATGTAGACGCCACTTCGAATCCAGCCTGTTTGCAGAAAGCCCATGATGTCTTGCAAAGGTCCAGCTTGCACAAATTGCGCAATAGTCGCTGGGAACATAATGATAGAAGAAGCAAAAATGGGAGGAATAACACCCGCCATATTGATCTTGAGCGGCAGATGTGATGCCTGGCCGCCGTACATTTTATTTCCCACTACTCTTTTTGCATATTGAACCGTAATCCGCCGTTGGGCGCGTTCAAAAAAGATAATGGTTCCAATAACCAAAAGAATAAAGGCAATCAAAAGCACAAAACCAAAGAAGTCACCAAACTGAGACTTCAATCCCCACGCATCCCGAAGTCCACCAGGAATGCCGGTTACAATTCCGGCAAAAATGATGAGGGAAATACCATTGCCAATGCCACGCTCTGTAATCATCTCACCCAACCACATTAAAAAAGAAGTTCCAGCAGTAAGCGTAAGCATCGTGGTAAGACAAAAGCTAAAGGTGGTTACCCCCGGCAATGTTGCGCCTTGTTGGATGATACCAAGACTAATGCCAAGACCTTGAACGAGCGCTAAAACCACAGTTCCGTATCTTGTGTACTGTGTGATTTTTTTTCGGCCTGCATCGCCCTCTTTTTGAAGACGTTGTACAGCTGGAACCGAAACGGCAAGCAGCTGAAGAATAATAGACGCACTGATATAAGGCATAATCCCAAGCGCAAAAACAGAGAACTGATTTAAAGCTCCGCCTGAAAACATGTTGAAAATGTCAAAGATCGTTCCAGAAGCAAGAATGTTTTGCAATGCATCTATACTTACGCCTGGTGTTGGAACAAAAATTCCAACTCTGTACAACGCTAAAGCTAAAACCGTAAATACAATTCGCTTTAACAGTTCTGGCATCTTGGCGATATTCATCACTCCACTAGACACCAAGAACCTCCACTTTTCCGCCTGCTGCTTCAATTTTTTTCTGCGCTGTTGCAGAAATTTTAGCAGCTTTTATGGTAAGGGCTTTTTTTACTTCGCCATTTCCCAAAACTTTGAGGCCGGCAAGTGGCTTCTTTAAAATTCTTTTGTGCAAAAGGGTTTCGATGCTTACTTCTTCACCAGCTTCAAACACAGAAAGCTGATCGAGGTTCACAATAGCAAACTCTTTTCTAAAAATGTTGGTAAAGCCAACTTTGGGAAGACGACGCTGCAAAGGCATCTGTCCACCTTCAAAACCAACTTTGTGGTAACCACCTGAACGAGCTTTTTGCCCTTTGTGGCCTCTCCCTGAGGTTCCACCTACACCAGAGGCATTACCGCGGCCTCTTCTTTTTCGGACAGGTTTCTGTCTGTTTTCTGGTCTGGGAAGTTCATTTAATTTCATATCATTACTCCGTGAAACTTTATCTTAAGCTTCAATTATTTTTACTAAGTGTGGAATAGCTTTTACCATTCCTCTAATTGCTGGAGTATCGAGAAGCACTCGCTCATTTCCAACTCTAGCAAGCCCCAAACCTCTCACAGTATCTCGTTGAGGTTTTGGACAACCAATCACACTTTTCACCAATTTTACTTTTATTTGCTTTGCCATTAAGCACCTCTGAGTTTTGCAGTTTCTTCAACTGATCTTAATTTGCAAAGTCCCTGGAAGGTCGCCTTCACTACGTTGTGAGGGTTACTTGTGCCAAGTGATTTTGTAAGAATGTTGTGAATGCCAACCGCTTCAATCACAGCTCTTACTGGACCACCTGCAATTACTCCAGTACCAAGAGAAGCTGGTTTCAACATTACTTTTCCAGCGCCATATTTTCCCAAAATTTCGTGCGGAATGGTTTGGTTTTGAATGGGAACCTGAATCATTTTTTGGCGAGCGCGATCAGTTGCTTTTTTGATCGCCGCAGGAACTTCGCGTGCTTTGCCAAGACCAGTACCCACTTTTCCTTTTCCATCACCAACAACAACTAGTGCTGAAAAGCTAAAACGCTTACCACCCTTTACTACTTTACAAACACGGCTAATGTGAACGATGCGCTCAATATAATCACTCGCCTGAACTTGTTCTCTTTCTGCCATGATTAAAACCTCAAACCTTTCTCTCTTGCAGCTTCTGCAAGCGCTTTTACTCTGCCATGGTATCTATAACCACTGCGATCGAAGACAATTGTTTCAATGCCTTTTGTTTTTGCTCTTTCGGCAAGAAGTTCTCCCACTTTTTTCGCTCCCACACAGGAAGCTTTTTCTTTCAAAGTATTGAGCTCTTTCTCAGCCGTAGCGACTGATACCAAGGTAGTCCCTGTTGTATCATCAATGAGCTGAGCGCTAATGTTTTTAAGACTTTTATACACTGAAAGCCTTGGGCGCGCTGGCGTTCCATTTACTTTCTTGCGTATTCTTAGTTTGCGTTTATGACGCGATTGCGTACGTGATAATTTCATGTTTATCCTCCCTTAGAACCCGCAGCAGATTTACCTGCTTTTCTTCTGATAACTTGACCGGCATACTTAATGCCTTTTCCTTTGTACGGTTCAGGGGCTCTGTATCGAATAATTTTTGAAGCCGTCTCTCCAACGAGTGTTTTATCAGCACCATCAATGTGGATGGTAGTTTGTTTATCAACAGAAATCGAAATTCCAGCTGGGATAGGATAATCAACGGGATGAGAAAAACCAAGGTTGAGCGTGAGGCTCTTTCCTTTCACATCGGCTCTGTATCCAACTCCAACAATTTCAAGTGTCTTTTTGAAGCCTTCGCTCACACCAACAATCATATTGTTGATAAGAGCTCGAACAAGACCTTGTTCTCTTCTTGCTTCTCTTGAATCATCAACTCGCTCAACTTTTACTTCACCATCAGCTTGAGAAATAGCAACAAGCTTTTGTTTAGAAAAATCGTGGGTTAATGTTGCTTTTGCACCTTTAACAGTGACCTCGTGACCTTTTAGGGTAACGTTCGTTCCTGTTGGGAGCTTCATTCCTCTTTTTCCAATTCGAGACATAATTTCCTCAGAGTCCTCATTCGACAAACAATCTTTTGTTCAAAAGAATGTGTTCGATGCTAAAAATAAACTTACCAAATAGTACAAACAACTTCGCCACCAACACCAGCTTGGCGAGCTTCTTCACCACTCATAACACCTTTAGGAGTGGTGAGGATGGCCATACCAGAACCTTGGCGCATAGGTTTAATGTCTGCGTGCGACCAGTAAACTTTTCTGCCACCTTTACTTATTCTGTCTACTTCAAGAAAAACAGGTTTGCGATCTGTTGTGTACTTCAACTGAAGGCAAATTCTTTTTTCAATTCCATCGCCAGTTACAGATGCATCAGCAATGAATCCATTTTTTTTCAACACTTGCGCCAACGCATTTTTGAATCCTGAATAAGGAATGTTCACTTCAGGATGTCTTGCTTGCGAAGCGTTTCGTAGTCTTGTTAGCATATCTGCTATTGGGTCGTTCATACTCATTGTTATTTCCTCAATACTTTGGTTATATTTTTTACCAGCTTGATTTTGTAACGCCTGGCAACATTCCATCTAATGCCATTTGTCGGAAGCAAAGACGGCACATGTCAAAGCGGTTCATGTATGCGCGCGATCTTCCACAACGTGGACATCTATTATATTCGCGAACCTTAAAGGCCTGCTTTCTTTTTGCTTTTGCTATCATCGATTTTTTTGCCATGTTCTTCTCCAACTACACTGTAATAAGCTTAATTTCTAAAAGGCATTCCCATAAGACGAAGAAGTTCTCTGCCTTCGTCATCAGTTTTTGCTGAGGTTACAATAGTAACGTTCATTCCATTAATTTTTTGCACTTTGTCATAATTGATTTCTGGAAAAATAGTTTGTTCGGTGATGCCAAGCGTGTAGTTTCCACGTCCATCAAAAGATTTTTTGGAAACACCTTTAAAATCTCTTACACGAGGAAGCGCCATGTTGAAAAGGCGATTCAAAAATTCATACATGCGAACACCACGAAGCGTTACACAAGATCCAATTTTCATTCCTTCACGAAGTTTGAAGTTTGAAATTGATTTTTTTGCCTGCGTAAATACTGGCTTCTGCCCGGTAATAGTCGCAAGCTCTGAAGCTGCAGCTTCTAGGACTTTGAAGTCACTGATAGCATCACGAAGACAGGTATTGATGGTTACCTTTGTGACCATCGGAACTTCCATCTCATTTTTGTATCCAAACTTCTCTTTCATTCCTTTTCTACAAGTCTCTTTGTAGAATTTTTGGAAAGAAACGAACTCTGGAGAAAAACCCTTTTTCTCAGATGATGCTTGCTTTGCTTTTGTTTTCTTTTCGGTTGCCATAGCTATACCATTTTCCTTACTTATCAATGAGAGCGCCTGATCGCTTTGAGAAACGAACTTTTTTACCATCTTTAGCAAGTTTGTATCCGATGCGAGTTGGCTTAGCTTCTTTTTCGTCGTAGTACATTACGTTTGAGATATTAACTGAAGCTTCTTTTTGTACAATGCCACCTTTTGGATTTGATTGCGTTGGTTTCATATGGCGTTTTACCATATTCAATCCTTGAACAATCACTCGTCCAGTTGCAGTATCAAGAGAGAGCACTTTTCCTGTCTTGCCCTTATCTCTTCCTGTAATAATCATCACATTGTCATTCTTGCGAATATTCACGGCAATTCTCCTTAAAGCACTTCTGGCGCGAGAGAGATAACTCTCATAAAACGCTTCCCACGAAGTTCACGAGCAACTGGTCCAAAAATACGAGTTCCAACTGGCTCACCTTGATCGTTAATTAACACTGCAGAGTTTTCATCAAAACGAATTGAAGATCCATCTGGTCTGCGAATAGCTTTTTTGGTTCTCACCACAACTGCTTTTTTCACATCACCTTTTTTCACCTTCGCTCTTGGCAAAGCATCTTTTACTGCAACTACAATGATGTCACCAACAGATGCATATCGACGTCTTGAACCGCCAAGCACTTTAATGCACAATACACGCTTAGCTCCTGAATTGTCTGCTACTTGTAATACTGATTCCTGTTGAATCATAATAAACTCCTTAACCCATTAAACAATTGGGGCTTTCTCTACAATTTTAATTACTCTCCATCTTTTCAATTTTGAAAGTGGACGTGATTCTCTAATTTCAACTTTGTCACCAATCTTACATTCGCCATTTTCATCATGAGCAAGAAATTTCTTTTTGCGGCGAATATATTTTTTAAATCTTGTATCCAAAGTTAAGCGTTCAATTTCAACTGAAACACTTTTTTGCATTTTATTGGAAACAACGGTTCCGATTTTCGTTTTTCTTTCATTCATGGCTTACGCTTCCTTCTTAGAAGATGAAGCTGCTTGCTTCACCGACGCTTCAGTTAAAGTGCGAGCAATGTTTCTGCGCACTTTTTTGAGCTCGGCAGTTTCTTTCAACTGTCCAGTTTTATGTTTCATTTTTAATTCAAAGTACTTTTTGCGTAACTCAGTTTCAGTTTTTTCAAGGTCTTTGAGCGATTTTTTAGTTAGATCAACGGGCTTCACGGTATTCCTCACGTTTCACAATTTTAGTTTTGAGCGAAATTTTATGTCCAGCTCTTCTCAGAGCTTCAATTGCATCTTCTGGTGTTACACCTTTAATCTCATACAGCATTTTTCCTTTGCGAACATAAGCTGCCCAGTACTCGGGAGATCCTTTTCCTTTTCCCATTCTCACTTCAGCTGGTTTTTTAGAAACCGGGCGATCTGGAAAAATACGAATCCAGACTTTTCCACCGCGCTTTGCAACACGGTTGATGGCAATACGCGCAGCTTCGATTTGGCGAGCAGTAACTCGTCCAAAACTTATGGCTTGCAAGCCATAGTCGCCGTAAGAAAGATTGCAGCCACGAGTCGCCGTACCACGAATTCTTCCTTTTTGCTGTTTACGATATTTAACTTTTTTTGGTTCTAATAACATGAGCCTTCTCCATTAATCCTACTGAACATCCAAAATTTCGCCTCGGTAAATCCAAGTTTTCACTCCGATTTTTCCGTATGTGGTCATTGCTTCTGCAAAACCATAATCTACATCGGCACGAAGTGTATGAAGAGGAACTCTTCCTTCGCGGTACCATTCAGTCCGCGCAAGCTCAGCTCCACCAAGTCTTCCTGAGCATTGGATTTTAATTCCTTCAGCTCCCATTTTAAGTGCAGACTCAACCGATTTTTTCATCGCTCTTCTAAAAGCAACGCGACGTTCAAGTTGATTTGCAACATTCTCAGCCACAAGCTGAGCATCAATTTCTGCTTTTCTCACTTCGCGAATATTTACACTTACTTCATCTGAAGTTTTCTTTTGTAAATCATCACGAAGAGAATCAATTCCTGCACCTTTTTTCCCAATAACAAGACCGGGTCTTGAAGTGAAGATGTTGATCGTAACACGTCCAGCAGGTCGTTCAATTTCGATACGAGAAATCCCAGTGTGTTTGAGTTTTCCTTTAAGCGTTTTTCGAATGTACTCATCTTGGTGTACAAGTTCTGCATAACGTCTTCCGCTTTCAAACCAGCGAGAATCCCAAGTTCTAATAATTCCTAATCTAAAGCCTTTTGGATGTGTCTTTTGTCCCATAGTATCCTATACCTTTACGTTTATTACTTCTCGGCCAAAACAATATTAAGTTGCGAAGTTCTTTTTAGTACTGGTGTTGCCATCCCTCTTGCGCGTGGCATCCAGCGTTTCATTGTGGGTCCTTGATCACAAGTGAGGTGACTAATAACGAGGTTGTCCAAGTCTAATCCGCCCTTTTGATCTGCATTTGCCAAAGCTGAGCCAAGCAATTTAACAAGAGGCTTAGCTGCTCGTCTTTGTGAATGCTTTAGAAAGTTGAGCGCCCAGTTAGCTTTTTGGCCTCTAATTTCATCACATACCGCTCTCACTTTACGAGGAGACATGCGTACCGATTTTATACTTGCTTTTACTGACATTATTTACCTCCCACTTTAGTCTTTTTATCACCAGAGTGAGATCTAAAAGTACGTGTTGGAGCAAACTCACCAAGTTTGTGGCCAACCATTTGCTCTGTCACATAAAGCGGAACAAATTTTCTTCCGTTATGTACTGCAATGGTCACTCCTACCATTTCAGGAAGTACTGTTGATCTTCTTGACCAGGTTTTGATGACCTGACGACTTCTTGTATCTTGAGCCACTTGAACTTTTTTTACC
This genomic stretch from Deltaproteobacteria bacterium CG11_big_fil_rev_8_21_14_0_20_42_23 harbors:
- a CDS encoding 50S ribosomal protein L36, giving the protein MKVRSSVKKICDKCKVIKRKGVVRVICENPKHKQRQG
- a CDS encoding 50S ribosomal protein L6 translates to MSRIGKRGMKLPTGTNVTLKGHEVTVKGAKATLTHDFSKQKLVAISQADGEVKVERVDDSREARREQGLVRALINNMIVGVSEGFKKTLEIVGVGYRADVKGKSLTLNLGFSHPVDYPIPAGISISVDKQTTIHIDGADKTLVGETASKIIRYRAPEPYKGKGIKYAGQVIRRKAGKSAAGSKGG
- a CDS encoding type Z 30S ribosomal protein S14, with translation MAKKSMIAKAKRKQAFKVREYNRCPRCGRSRAYMNRFDMCRLCFRQMALDGMLPGVTKSSW
- a CDS encoding 50S ribosomal protein L29, translating into MKPVDLTKKSLKDLEKTETELRKKYFELKMKHKTGQLKETAELKKVRRNIARTLTEASVKQAASSSKKEA
- a CDS encoding 50S ribosomal protein L15, which translates into the protein MKLNELPRPENRQKPVRKRRGRGNASGVGGTSGRGHKGQKARSGGYHKVGFEGGQMPLQRRLPKVGFTNIFRKEFAIVNLDQLSVFEAGEEVSIETLLHKRILKKPLAGLKVLGNGEVKKALTIKAAKISATAQKKIEAAGGKVEVLGV
- a CDS encoding 30S ribosomal protein S17 produces the protein MNERKTKIGTVVSNKMQKSVSVEIERLTLDTRFKKYIRRKKKFLAHDENGECKIGDKVEIRESRPLSKLKRWRVIKIVEKAPIV
- a CDS encoding 30S ribosomal protein S8, with the translated sequence MSMNDPIADMLTRLRNASQARHPEVNIPYSGFKNALAQVLKKNGFIADASVTGDGIEKRICLQLKYTTDRKPVFLEVDRISKGGRKVYWSHADIKPMRQGSGMAILTTPKGVMSGEEARQAGVGGEVVCTIW
- a CDS encoding adenylate kinase, producing the protein MGKGPVRMFFLGAPGSGKGTQGRLLSEYFSIVHLSTGDILRREVAKKSELGKKVSSVMSEGKLVDDELMNHIIIERLKEEDCSRGYILDGYPRTASQARALDALLKEQGQKLLLALYLNVPDEEIIKRLSCRKQEEGRSDDGEDTVHFRIDLYKSATQPLMGFYREQGLMHEVCGLGGINEVFSRILKCVESLREVW
- a CDS encoding preprotein translocase subunit SecY; this translates as MNIAKMPELLKRIVFTVLALALYRVGIFVPTPGVSIDALQNILASGTIFDIFNMFSGGALNQFSVFALGIMPYISASIILQLLAVSVPAVQRLQKEGDAGRKKITQYTRYGTVVLALVQGLGISLGIIQQGATLPGVTTFSFCLTTMLTLTAGTSFLMWLGEMITERGIGNGISLIIFAGIVTGIPGGLRDAWGLKSQFGDFFGFVLLIAFILLVIGTIIFFERAQRRITVQYAKRVVGNKMYGGQASHLPLKINMAGVIPPIFASSIIMFPATIAQFVQAGPLQDIMGFLQTGWIRSGVYMTMIIFFAYFYTAVSFNPTDVAENLKKYGGFIPGIRPGKNTADYIDSILTRITLGGALYLAAICVLPELLIQNFGIPQSLAYTFGGTSLMIVVGVAMDTLAQVESHLLSRHYEGFLGAKTGGKFRGRRG
- a CDS encoding 50S ribosomal protein L30 yields the protein MAKQIKVKLVKSVIGCPKPQRDTVRGLGLARVGNERVLLDTPAIRGMVKAIPHLVKIIEA
- a CDS encoding 30S ribosomal protein S5 is translated as MAEREQVQASDYIERIVHISRVCKVVKGGKRFSFSALVVVGDGKGKVGTGLGKAREVPAAIKKATDRARQKMIQVPIQNQTIPHEILGKYGAGKVMLKPASLGTGVIAGGPVRAVIEAVGIHNILTKSLGTSNPHNVVKATFQGLCKLRSVEETAKLRGA
- a CDS encoding 50S ribosomal protein L5 — its product is MATEKKTKAKQASSEKKGFSPEFVSFQKFYKETCRKGMKEKFGYKNEMEVPMVTKVTINTCLRDAISDFKVLEAAASELATITGQKPVFTQAKKSISNFKLREGMKIGSCVTLRGVRMYEFLNRLFNMALPRVRDFKGVSKKSFDGRGNYTLGITEQTIFPEINYDKVQKINGMNVTIVTSAKTDDEGRELLRLMGMPFRN
- a CDS encoding 30S ribosomal protein S19; protein product: MARSLKKGPFVDEHLVKKVQVAQDTRSRQVIKTWSRRSTVLPEMVGVTIAVHNGRKFVPLYVTEQMVGHKLGEFAPTRTFRSHSGDKKTKVGGK
- a CDS encoding 50S ribosomal protein L24; protein product: MAVNIRKNDNVMIITGRDKGKTGKVLSLDTATGRVIVQGLNMVKRHMKPTQSNPKGGIVQKEASVNISNVMYYDEKEAKPTRIGYKLAKDGKKVRFSKRSGALIDK
- a CDS encoding translation initiation factor IF-1, with product MAKEEGISVEGKVLETLPNAMFKVELENGHQILAHVSGKMRMHYIRILPGDSVAVELSPYDLTRGRITYRAK
- a CDS encoding 50S ribosomal protein L14 translates to MIQQESVLQVADNSGAKRVLCIKVLGGSRRRYASVGDIIVVAVKDALPRAKVKKGDVKKAVVVRTKKAIRRPDGSSIRFDENSAVLINDQGEPVGTRIFGPVARELRGKRFMRVISLAPEVL
- a CDS encoding 50S ribosomal protein L18 yields the protein MKLSRTQSRHKRKLRIRKKVNGTPARPRLSVYKSLKNISAQLIDDTTGTTLVSVATAEKELNTLKEKASCVGAKKVGELLAERAKTKGIETIVFDRSGYRYHGRVKALAEAAREKGLRF
- a CDS encoding 50S ribosomal protein L22, with the protein product MSVKASIKSVRMSPRKVRAVCDEIRGQKANWALNFLKHSQRRAAKPLVKLLGSALANADQKGGLDLDNLVISHLTCDQGPTMKRWMPRARGMATPVLKRTSQLNIVLAEK
- a CDS encoding 30S ribosomal protein S3, coding for MGQKTHPKGFRLGIIRTWDSRWFESGRRYAELVHQDEYIRKTLKGKLKHTGISRIEIERPAGRVTINIFTSRPGLVIGKKGAGIDSLRDDLQKKTSDEVSVNIREVRKAEIDAQLVAENVANQLERRVAFRRAMKKSVESALKMGAEGIKIQCSGRLGGAELARTEWYREGRVPLHTLRADVDYGFAEAMTTYGKIGVKTWIYRGEILDVQ
- the map gene encoding type I methionyl aminopeptidase, coding for MIVLKSPAEIEKMRVSNRIVAEVLLKLDELIVPGVTTAELDRIAEEEILKRGAKPAFKGYMGYKHTLCTSRNEEVVHGIPSDVELREGDIVGIDCGVVKNDFYGDHAKTFAVGKISEEASRLLRVTEEALMAGIEQALSHNRLYDISAAVQQHAEAAGYTIVRDYVGHGIGRKLHEDPQLPNFGKAGTGIPLRPGLVLAIEPMINQGGCETEVLEDDWTVVTKDRKLSAHFEHSVAITENGPDILSKL
- a CDS encoding 50S ribosomal protein L16; amino-acid sequence: MLLEPKKVKYRKQQKGRIRGTATRGCNLSYGDYGLQAISFGRVTARQIEAARIAINRVAKRGGKVWIRIFPDRPVSKKPAEVRMGKGKGSPEYWAAYVRKGKMLYEIKGVTPEDAIEALRRAGHKISLKTKIVKREEYREAR